The window TTGTAATATCCGTATCATAATTATAGTAATCAATTCGATCTTGCAGAGCTTGATTTTCGTAAATTTGTTCGGCGGCCATGGAAAGCCCTTCGTCCATCCATGTATCCATAGGCTCTTTTTTTTGAATCAATACTTTCTCGTTGAAATTAATCATATGTTGAAATTCGTGGACAAGCGTGGAGTAAGCAGCAGAGACATCTTTATTTGAGCTCGTCCCCATCGTTGGATATGTATCGATATAAAAGATTTCAGATTGATTGGAATCAGGAACAGCATAAAGATCCGCTGGATTAAAATAACCTGCAACATATCCTCCGCTTTGATTAAATCCATCTTGTATATCATACACAAGAATATCCACTTTTCCGTTTCCGTCTACATCTGATTCATTCCCGAAATTTTCTACATCTAAAGGGTGAATTTTATCGTCAAATTCTTTTCCGAGTTGCTCTGCTTCTTCTTGTGTAATTTGATTATTATTTACCCATACGTTTGAGTGTGAACCACTATAACTCAAAGTTGCCTTAATTTGATAATCTTGATTCGTTACAAGATTGGAAACCCAAAAATTCTTGCTGTCTCCTACTTGATATAATGGGCGGATTGATTTGGCCTCTCTTTTTATGAAGTTATTTTTATATTTTTTGGCGTCAAAAGGTTTCACATAGTCCATTTTATAGGCGCTTTTTGCGATGTTTTTGTTTAACGAATATTGATCATTATTGATTTTAAATGAACCGGAATTTTCGATTTGATCGCCATTAGTGGATTCGTTGCTAATCAACACATAATGATTAGAATCTGGGGTCGTTGATTCTTTACAAAATGGATTATTCACTTTAAAATAAGTGACATCAGAGTAGTATGAAGCATATAAGCTAGGTATAACTCCTACTCTCATATAAATATAAGGATCATTTTCATAGACCGACTTACCGATAATGGTTTCTAAAGAAAAGCTGCCCACCAGATACTTCACATTAAAAGTTGAGCTTCCTAAATACGACATGGAACCATTATCATTCTTATAAAATTCGATATTAAGATAGGCATCTTTATTTGTTGTATTACTTTGATACCCAAGTAGGACTTCCATATCCGAATTCGAATAATCAACTGTGTTGTTGTAAGTCAGGTAATGAGATTGACCGTAGCTATCCGATAAAACTCCAAGGTGTTGTCCAGGTGAAGCGAATGGGTAATCATCAGGATTCCTATAATCTTGATCCGTTTCTTGCTTAGCTTTCAAAGGCTTAGTAAATTGATTGGAAATTTTTTCTGGATATAAGATTTTTGAAGGCTTATTGATACCCTTTTCATTTGCATGTACTCCTATTGGTAATGAAAACACAAGTAGGATGGAAAGAAATAAGTAGACAAATTTTTTGAATGACCGCAAGACGATTCCTCTCTAGATATGCTATCTTTTAAATGTTAATTCATTTTTCCGTATTTTAACAGATTGAAATATAAAAAAATAGTTCTTTTGCGCTAAAAATAAGTATTTTGCATACAAATAGTATACTTCTAATCTAATAAATGTAAAATCATTTCAAAAAATTCTCAAAATGAATCGATCGTTTTGTCTGAAATTTTTTTGTTTCCGATTTCGTTTTTGTACTACGAAAAACGGGGAAAAGTAATTGGGCAAGTATCCATAAATTTTTAACATTCGCAACGATGCGTGCGATGAACGAGGCATCATATAAATCCAAAGGGTCGGAATTTCCCTAAGGATCAAGGCTTCAACCATTTGAGCACGATATAGAGTGATAGTTCCCAAAGGATTTTTGTGTTATTGCGGAGCGGGTTTCAGTGGATCGTGCCGGATGCCGCGCGAAAAAATTCTTGGAAACGATAAAAGAGAGGGGATGAAATAGTGAAAGATGCAGAGCGATCTCTTTCAAAAAACATCGTTTTAGCCATTTTGGATACAGTCACATTGGGCATTCCCATTTATGCTGTCAATTTTATAAAGCGGCCAAAAAAGACATTAAAAATTTCTTTCATTGTTATTCCCGTTGTTTCGATTATTGCTTGGTTGATTGCATCATGGAGTGAATGAAGCCCTGGAAGTAAGGGCTTTTTATTTTGTCTTTTTCGTTGGAAAAGATGAGCATTCCGTATGAAAGAGAGATAGAACAATTCTGTGAACTTGGTTTTGGACAGGGGAAAGCGCTCATATCGGTTCCCGTTTTTCATGTATAATAAATAGAAGAACGGATTTCATCCCCTTCATCGAGGAGATGCAGTCAGAAGGAGATTTAGGTGAGGAACATGGATGAATTAAAAATAGATGACGTGGCCAAGCAAAGCGGTTTAACGAAACGAACGATTCGATACTATGAACAAATTGGGCTTCTGCCTTCTCCTCCGAGAAGCAAAGGGGGAATTAGACTTTATTCACAACAGCATGTTGAGTTTTTAAAGAAAATTACGAACGCAAAAGAAGTGTTGGGATTTACTCTTCAAGAGCTGCAACATTTTATTTCTTTAAGCAATACATTGGAACAGCAGAGAGTAAAATACAGACAGGTAAAAGGAACAAGCGAACAAAAAGACAAAGCGGAGGATTTAATTCAAGCCTTAACCGATCTTTTAAATACAGTCGATGCGCAATTATTGCTCATTGAACAGAAAAAGGAAAAGATTTTAAAAGTGGAGTCGGAATTAATGGACTTAAAAAACAGGGCGGAAAAGGCCATTGAACGATTGGAAAAGGAGAAATAAGATAAGATGGCCATCGGCAAGGGGGCAATTCCCGCAAATGCTGGGTTGGAGATAACGAGCTGTTTGGGGCAGTTTTTCCGCCGCTGGATTTCGTTTGACCTTTGTGTCTCGAAGGGTAGAGAATTTCTGACCGTTGATGCAAGATCTTTTTCAAGCATAGTTGAATTCAGTGGAAAACCTGAGTCAACTGTGCTTTTTTATTTAGGATGAGAAATTAAATGGTTTCAAGAAAGGGAATGGAAGAAGAACTTGGTTCATATCGGAAGCAGACACACATAACACTTTGAACATCTGTATTCATACATGCATGTTCTAAGCGCAGCCTACACATATTATTGAATAATGGGACGAGAAGGGAGTTATGGTGTTGCTTGGGACTATTGGAAAAGCTTTATTTCTTATCTTTGCTGGCATACTGCTCCTTCGGATTGCAGGAAGAAAAACTATTTCACAAATGACGTTGCCGGAAACGACAATCGATTGGAAACATTTATATCTGGAAAAGCGATGGTCGTCATTCAAAATGGACAAATTCAAACAGATGCGCTGCGTAAACTTCGATTAACAGTGGATCAGTTGGAATTGCGTCTTCGTCAGCAAGGCATTGCCAATTTTTCTGATATAAAAACAGCTACTATTGAACCAAGCGGACAATTAGGATATGAGTTGACAGAGGATGCCAAGCCTTTAACCGTGGGGGAGTTTAAAAAGTTGATGCAAGCCTATATAAAGAATGAAGAATCTAAAGAAAGCTCCCAAATAAATATTTTTGATGAAATTACGGAGAAAAAGTCTACTCCTGATTCATTGAAATAAAAGAACGGCTCAGACATTTAGGCGTCGGAGGGAAAAAGCTGTTTCTTACCATTCATTTTAGTAATAAAAAGTTGAACGTGGGAAGCGTGATTCATTTGCCGATGATCTAAACTTTTGTACAGAATGATTCGAAATCAGCAAAGGGCGCCTATTGTAAAATTTTTGTTTAAGCTGATATGGACATTGCAAGTGATCAAACGATGCATGATATAATAAATTGAAACGTAAATGGGGAGTATGTCCCATGATAGTGGATGGAATATATCGGTTTGTTTCGTTTGCATAGCTCGGGCCAGAAGAGATAAAAAGCAATGAAACATTAGGTTTTGTTTAAGAAGGATAAGAATGGGAGGAGTTGGGAATCTTGAAAGTTTTGGTTGTTGGAGCGAATGGCCAAGTTGGGCAGCATGTTGTTCGGTTATTAAAAGAAAGCAATGAACATACAGTGCGAGCGATGGTCAGAAAAGAAGAACAGGCTCAATCTTTCGAAAAATTGGGTGTAGAAACAGCGATTGCCGATTTGGAAGACAGCGTGGACAAAATTGCTGAAGCGGCGGAAGGCTGTGAAGCCATTGTCTTTACTGCCGGCTCCGGTGGGCATACAGGAGCAGACAAAACGCTGTTGGTGGATTTGGATGGAGCTGTGAAAACAATGGACGCTGCCGAAAAATTGTGGATCAAGCGGTTTATTATGGTGAGCGCCATTCAGGCCCACAATCGAAAAAACTGGAACGAGGCCATCAAGCCGTACTATGTGGCTAAACACTATGCGGATATTATGCTGGAACAAAGCAGTTTAGCCTATACCATTATCCGGCCGGGAGGATTGTTGAACGAACCGGGAACAGGAAAGATTTTTGCGGCTGAAAATTTAAATAGAGGGACGATTTCGCGGGAGGATGTGGCGAAAACAATTGTAGCCTCTCTGGATGAGGAAAATACGTATTATCGCTCCTTTGATCTTATTTCCGGTGAAATTCCGATTGCGGATGCTTTGAAAAACCTATAGTCTTTTTTAAAAAAGCCCTCCATCCGTATTTCAGCATTTCTTTGATACGGATCAAGGGCTTCTTTTTTTGCCATTATTTTTGATAATTCAAAATCCAGCCTATGCCGTACTTGTCTATTACATTGGCATGGAGAGCGCCCCAAAACGTATCTTGCAGTTCCAAAATCGCTTGGCCGTCGGCAACCAATGATTGATATACTTTACGAATTTCTTCTTCACTGTCAAATTCGATCGTGATTTTGACATTATCCCCTTTTTCCACACGACCGAAAGGATCGGAGAAATGGATGATGCTGTTTCCAAGATGCAGCTCGGCATGCAAACATTTGCCTTCATGCCCTTTAAACATTTCAACATCGTCTGCTAATTGAACATTTTTAATTTCTCCGCCCAATGCTTCTTGATAATAATTCAATGCCTCTTGACAATTTTCCACAATGATATAAGGATTGACGCTTTTCATATGTGCGCCCGGCATGTACATGAACTATAGGGTGTAAGTCCCGAACCCCGAAGACAGAAGTAGAGGTTAGCCAAGAGCAAGGGTGTCCGTGGTGACGCGGAATCTGAAGGAAGCTGGAGGCAAAACACCGGTCCGAGGAACACGAACCTCATATAAGGCTAGGTATGATTGAGTGAGTTTGCATAACAAAACAAAGCTCTTTCTGTCGAAGGTCATATCGAGTAAATGAGGCGGATAGATGGTGTGAAAGTGCATGTACTTACCCGGGGAGGTCTGGCGGATATGTGAAGTACTCTTCATAACCTACTTAGTGATAAGTAGCTGAACCGTCAGAAGTCAGCAGAGGTCATAGTATTAGTTGGTCTAGAACAACTAAGAAGGACCGAACAATTAAGAGAGAATAGCCCTTGGTATTCAGTGAGTCATGATGAACACAGAAAACGTAGTACCTCACTTGAGGGAGGAAGCGGTGAATCCCGTGGGAGACCTCTTGGAGGGTGGAGTGACCACTGGCATAAAGAGAACAGCTATTCACGGAAGTTATAAAGACTTGCGTCAATTATCTTAATTGAACCGCCGTATACGGAACCGTACGTACGGTGGTGTGAGAGGACGGGAGTTAATCGCTCCCTCCTACTCGATTTTATCCTCCTTTGCCATTCAGAAGCGATAGTTTCAGTACAGCAACTTCCTATCTGATTTAAACTTTTGGCTTTTTTTATATTTCTTCTGCCAAATGGATGAGATGAAGTAACTCAAGCAGAGTTACAGAATAACGTTGGTAGACAAGGATTATTAAAAACCCCCTGTTCATAAAAAACAGGAGGTTTTAGCCTTCAGAAAAAATCATATCAGAGTCCGAAAAGCGGAAGCTCGTCCGGATCTGTGTTATATGCTTGGAAATCATAGATTTTCCATTTTTGACTCTTTGAATCTAGCTTTAAAAAGAATAGACCAGATAGATCTTCGGTTACATCAAAATTAAAGTCTGGAGATTTTAATGTGATTTTGACTTTTGCATTGGTTAATTCTACTGTTGCATAACGATTATTTAAAGTTTTTACGTTATAAGTAGGATCACCGATAGGTTCAATCGTGATTTGAGCATTTTCATTCTTCAACGATTGATAAAAGTCAATTGATTCTAAACCTGATGCTCGGTAATAGCCGATTGTATTGTCTTTATACAATTGAGTCAAAGCATCAAAATTCTGATCTTTTATA of the Bacillus smithii genome contains:
- a CDS encoding VOC family protein, encoding MKSVNPYIIVENCQEALNYYQEALGGEIKNVQLADDVEMFKGHEGKCLHAELHLGNSIIHFSDPFGRVEKGDNVKITIEFDSEEEIRKVYQSLVADGQAILELQDTFWGALHANVIDKYGIGWILNYQK
- a CDS encoding SDR family oxidoreductase, with amino-acid sequence MKVLVVGANGQVGQHVVRLLKESNEHTVRAMVRKEEQAQSFEKLGVETAIADLEDSVDKIAEAAEGCEAIVFTAGSGGHTGADKTLLVDLDGAVKTMDAAEKLWIKRFIMVSAIQAHNRKNWNEAIKPYYVAKHYADIMLEQSSLAYTIIRPGGLLNEPGTGKIFAAENLNRGTISREDVAKTIVASLDEENTYYRSFDLISGEIPIADALKNL
- a CDS encoding MerR family transcriptional regulator; translated protein: MDELKIDDVAKQSGLTKRTIRYYEQIGLLPSPPRSKGGIRLYSQQHVEFLKKITNAKEVLGFTLQELQHFISLSNTLEQQRVKYRQVKGTSEQKDKAEDLIQALTDLLNTVDAQLLLIEQKKEKILKVESELMDLKNRAEKAIERLEKEK